In the Ptychodera flava strain L36383 chromosome 23 unlocalized genomic scaffold, AS_Pfla_20210202 Scaffold_23__1_contigs__length_28996876_pilon, whole genome shotgun sequence genome, AGTTCGAAGAAATCTTGGCTACATTATGTCCTCCACTGGGATGGACGATGCAGATATGCAAAGACAGCTTCGTAGTTTTTATGCGAGAGCCAATTTTATTGTTCGTAACTTTGGCCAGTGCTCTCAGAAAGTAAAATGTGtcctttttaaaagttttttgtaTAGTGTTTATTGTTTGAACGTGTGGTGTAATTTTAGTGCTAAACTAATGTCAAAACTGAGGATAGCTTATAATAATGCCTTGAGGTTGATTTTTGATCTGAAGCGTGACGTCAGTATTAGTCACAATTTTGTGACCAAGAACATCTTTAATTTTGCTTCCCTTCACCGAAGACTGCTGTTCGCATTTTGTAAGCGTCTGTCCGTGAGTGAAAACCCAGTTATCCGTACCTGTGTAGAGTCTGATTCGTATTTTCATTCAGCTTTTTGGAAACATTGTAGAAAGGTTCTTTATTAAGTGTTTTGCTCTTTTTAACttctatatattttttttgcttctattatttaattttatggGCATTCATGGcctgaaataaagattaataataataataataatacgcTACCATACGCACCACTTTCCAACTTCTTGGGTgtgaaaaacagccaatttggGCCCTTCAAAGCTCAATTCCGACTCCCATGGCGTTGATTGGCTTCTGGTCGTTGTAGATATAGCGTTTGGAGAATTTATGTCATTCAATGAGGGAAAAAAAGCAAAAAGTATCGGAGCTCCGACGGAGCACTGTTACTCCAAGTTATGATGATAAAAACGTTTTACGGAAACCCAAGACAGTGATATTTATTTCCAGCCCCTCGGGGTTAAAAACGGGCCACCACAAATAGTGCATTCGTAAAGAATTCAATCAATTTGCGAGTGCAGAGGTCTGTGATTTAGACGCATTCCgcaataaattaaatatgaGATTGGAATCGGTACTCATCGGATTATTACACACAATCTTACCCTAAACGCATGGAAAAGACCGCCCattttttgacgtcatcacattcctgTCAGGAGCAGTTAGACGCTCCCTCGCagctcgcggcttcgccgcttGTGTCGCACTTCGGCCGATCTAGCGCAATCGCAGTTTCGATGTTTGGTGTGTAAGACCATATACAGGTGAGCACAGTCATGTCAGCTGTGACCTAGCCATGACTTCATAACACAAGTGCATGAATTCCTGTCGAATAGTCCCTATAGTTCTTTGCCTGTGCCAGTTTGAAATAACATGCCTGAAAGGCTTATTTACGGAAAACTTGGTCAGCGCACGCGATAAATATATAAGCCCCCTTATTTCTCACTCGTGTGACTGCATCACGAACGAGTGATTGTAGAGGCCGTTGTCCACATTACCCATTGCCTCTTCTTAAATAACCCAACAAGGCAAGTATAGCCTGCTGCAGCTTTGATATATTCGATTACAGGGTGACACTTCATGCCTGCGGATTTGTAGCTCCACAGGCTGAAACGTGGTGGCACCGAGAGTGACGCTGCTATTCTCCGTAGGCGATGTTCAAGGGCGCTAATGAAGCATGGAAGTTCTTAGATACAACTATACTTTACACTGCGGGCAGAGAGCGTGCCGCTTTCCATCTGTGTAAACTTTGAGGGAGCATCTAATGCGAgaacataattgtattttttctcaaaagctCCAGAGTATAAAAAGAATGGTTAACTTTTATGTCATATTTTTGAATATCACTGCTTTCTTACTTGTCACAAGGTTAAAGGTTTGGCATGAATTTTGTAACAAACACATGCCTGACTTAAAAGCATAGTCACCTGACAATATCATGTTATCAGCACATCTGTATAGTAGCAAGCGTGGAAATTAGACATAGAAACACGGAACATGTAAGTTCTTTGCGCGGCTTCACATTAAAGTCTCTGAATCTGTACTTTTGTGATGGTATTTAGTGGTGAAATGACGATTGTCATGTGAGTCTTCTTTCAGACGTAACAGACTATACCACTTTCGCATGTTCGGCAGTGACTCAAATATAAGTGTTGTCCCATTTTTAACTCAATCACGACATAGGATGCTTGTTTTGGGATATATGGAGGTAAAATCAATCCATTgacaaaagaaatataaatttggaGATAGCGCTAAGTTGGATATAAATGCAATGCAATCACTGCGCTCGTTGTGTAGGCAAATGACAGCCATGCTTGCAATACCCATACTTGACCATATTTTCGTGAACaacgcagccagcggtagaaatgagGCAGGGGACAAGACAACACCTGACATCTCTCTGCGCCGAGACTTTTACTATAGCCTCCTTTCGTTTTTACAAGTGAAAGAACTATCGTTATGAACTTTGTGATTAATGTAGCCCGCTTTCAAGTAGGATAACTACATATGAGTGTACACTCATAGATACGATGTGTTActatgaaagaaataaaaagtcACTTTAACCTTTACCATCACGACATGTACACAACAACCAATTCATTGCATTCAACTGAATTTTTTGAACCTTTAACGTCTTACAATTGAAAAGAATGCAGTATCAACATGCCTATTTCATTTCGTCAGTGTTAACTTTTACAAAACACACAAGATTAGTGTTTCATTGAATGTTATATGGATGCTCCAATCAGGGTTttttttcagagagagagagagagagagagagagagagagagagagagagagggagagagagagagagagagagagagagagagagagagagagagagggagaggggtGAAACTTTTGCAGAATTGCAGACATCCCATTCTTCAGAGGACAACTTTATCTGAGAACTAAAGTTCATCACTATAATTATCGATGATAGCATTTGCTGCCCTCCATTATCATACGTTAAAATACGACGCAAGTCCTTTGATTGTATGATGACCTGATGAAGCAGAGGCTGCaaatctgtctatctatctatctacctacctacctacctacctacctacctacctacctacctacctatctatctatctatctatctatctatctatctatctatctatctatctatctatctatctatctatctatctatctatctatctttgtcTCCAGATCATTTCTATGCTAGTCTCGTTTCTCTCCGGAGTCatgaaatttccttttttttcttaCTTGAAAAAGGGACGATGGAAGATATTCAAGTGAACGCGGTGTACTTTAGCACACTAATGGAAAACCTATAtaacatttgaatattaaaattagggaAAACGACAAGATATATCATATAATTCTTCGTTTCATTGCTTCAAATCTAAAATGCACATATCCTGAGCAAACACACAATATGTGTAGTTAAGCAAGCCATCAATATAAGAGAACATTTTACGGGCCTTGCTCTTTCCTTTAAATGGATGTGTGCTGGAAAATGTAATatgtgaaacaaagacatcaatCAGTAAATCTCGAGTACGGAGTCATTCGGCAAACTGCCTCCACCAAGAGCGGTGAAATCCTTATTTTACGTCATCCATAGCACTGTAATAAATTTACTTAATTTGTTGTCCTGATGACCTGCCAgagttgtaataataataataataataatataacatTGAGAAAGTAAATATAAACAGTGCTATTTATCTCTTAATCGTATATCTTCTCCATCATCATACCAATTTGAAATCtggcaaagaaaaacaaataagtGAAACGTTAGGTGATTTCTCGTTATTTGTTCACTTATCTCAtgaattacgctcactttggtttattttgccgttcaaagtcCCGACCCAAGTTAGGTCGCTGAAATTGACCCCTTTTTACTACGAGGTGGCCTGCAGCTATCCATGGCGAGGTTGACCTTTTGGTGACCCGCATAGACGCTCGGTACCCTGCCACAtccacagatagctgcgtttccacagccgGAACTGTAAGTAAGGGTGATAGGGAGTAACTCCCTCGGAGTACAGAAACGGGTACAATAGCCCTCATGTTCAGGTACTAGGTGTTAACAATATTTTGGGCAGTGGTGTTCTAAAAGTCATTTTATAGCAGTGATTATGGATGCGCTACAAATGTCTGATGTAGCATGCGAGGAGACAAAAGAATCATTCGCTCTGTCCACCGTTGTGAATGTGACGTGCTTTTATTCAAAGTAACCAAGGGACCTCGTTGTCTTACATGTAGTCGTGAAAGGGCTGAAACAAGGCGTTAATATTTAGTTACTGCAATGATATTTCGATTATTTCAAGCAACTCGATTTAGGTCGGTCTTACCGAACGAAACTGACAAGAGCACTGTCTCGCAATGTATTCACTACTTGTTCATCCATACTAGTAGTGAATAAACACGCCACCGATGAAGTGTACCacgcatttttgaaaaaagggtACTGCTTTCTGAAACcatttgcatatgcatgtatTAACGCTTCTCGAAAAAGTGTAAAAATtctacaaaaaaaaacttgcagTCAAGAAGCAGTTGTTGGCAGTGGTGAACATATCTGCACAGATGTGCTTTTAAGTGTACAAATGAAGTCAACTGTACAGTATGAAGAAAATACGGTTGGCATGAGTGATGGCGCTATTGCAGGCCTCGTGCCGTGTCAACGTGCCGTGGTAACCGTAAGgggcaaaacagaataaaaacacGTCACAGACCAAGAATGGCGATACATAAAAAGTATgtttttgatgatttcatcGTCGCTTGCCGGAATTTAATCGTGTCATTAACGTAACGAAACTGCAGAAAATAAGAATGCCTTTTGTCTGACGCTCTTAATCTGACTGCCTCTGTTTCAGCCAATTGCTGTTTTCTGGTCTCTCTGTCTTTAGCCGTCTCTCTGTTTATCTCTTTCGCTTTCTTTTTAGTTTCTCTGACCATCTTTGTGTCTCAATGAAATAATGTCGTTAGGTGCACTGTCCATAAGAAGATGAAGTTTTACCCCTAGATAGTTAATATCATGCCTTTACTCCagtgtgaatttcaagtatATATGCTAGTTAAGTAAATGTGTTATCACaagttgaaaaatacaaatgtggCAAAGTACGTTTGCTAGGATATGTTAGCCTCGGTAACGCAAAAACATGGGAAATCAATAAGACAAGACCTGTTTGGTATTTGAATTAATTCACACACTATTTATTCGGTTAGATAAAATAATCACAAAGGAAAATGATTTGTTGCTAAAGGCTGTCTGACGAATGTATTCCTCTCAGCTACAAGTGATTTTCTCCTTCAACTGAAGAACACAAGTAAATATTCAGAATACAATGATTTGCCTCAGCCTCTGACATGTGTTTTGTTCACATATCGGTTCATAGAAAGAATAATTGGAGAGAATCTCGCATCAAGCTGACAGAACAGCGACAATATCAGCGTACAACGACggtgatattttgtatttgttccTCGTGTGAATCTCGAGTACGGAGTCGTTCTACAAACGGGACCAGCGATCGTACACACTTCGTTTGAAGTCATCCATAGCACCGTCATAAATCCACACAAtatcctgagagagagagagagagagagagagagagagagagagagagagagagagagattattgAGTGAAAGCGCGGGTTTAGCAGTTGTTTCTGATCAATATATACACCTGTCCAAGTGAGAcatgttttatgaaaaaaagtCACATAACCAATGCATATATTTGTGTACATGACGTCAACATGTATAACACACCTAAATCTTTTTGGTAAATGTCATTCTACTTTCTCCataaaatattctgtatgtcCAGAAACGAGGTTCTCTAAGTTATCTACTCGGACATTTCCGTTCGTAATTTTAAATCTGAGAACAAAGGCAGTTTGGCTAAATATTAAGGGTTAATGTGTCAGTAAAAATTACACATACCTGTTATTTAACCCTGGCGAAATAGCAGAGTTGAAAGGAGGAGAATCAACATCACCGATACACTGGGCCAGTAATGTGCTGATCCCGATTCATCATCACCTGGCGAAAAAAGGACGGGAATTACAACACATTTCCAAGATTATTGCATTCTGCACAACGGTGGAGAGTCGTAAATGAAAACCTATttgcatgagagagagagagagagagagagagagagagagagagagagagagagagagaagagagagagagagagagagagagagagagagagagagagagagagagagagatttccatGGTAAAAGTTATTCAAATGTGCTTGTGtaggaaagaaagaaagtgaCAGCGTTATGAAAAAATAGAGAGAGCGAAAGAGTTTTGGCAAAGGTATCCAAACAGATTTGCAATGACGACGGAGAAAGTGCTAGACAGAGTCAGAAACACAGTAAGAGCGATGACATACGTGACATATGGTAACAGTTACACTTGCAAATGGGGAGGTGGATGGAGAAACACAAAGATGGATTAAGATTAAATGGAGCTTAAGTCAAAAAGGGGCAGTAGGAATCAGCTGAGACAGACAGTAATATAAACTAATACACTTTTTACACCGAAACTTATTTCCGTACGGTAAAAATATGCTACCTTGTGTAGTCATGTCTGGTGCATCTGAGGCATCAGGCGCTGGCGTAGTGTCATCATCTGCAGACAGTTATAGGTAAATAATGAGAAATGCATCATGAATTACATAATATATAGGAAATATAATCGATGTAGTGtattacatttgaaaatcaTACTTATTCCGTGCTAACTCAAAATTACAaatcatttcttattttttgtgtatttgacAAAGCATCAggtaaattattgaaaaaatatatatatttccaaTATTTAAATTGTCACCCAGGGAGAAAATGAGAAATTGTTAACCTTGCAAAGAACCATACTCCcattattttataaagttgcATAACGACTTAGCCATGATTTACAGCTTCAGACGTCGACACATGTCCAATACCcgtttaacaattttttttgttagcTTGGTGTTCTTCTGTTTTATGCCTTCATAAGAGGCAATCTCTTGGATTGGTCGCAATGGGGTAATACGCTGGActaaataattgaaaataacgTTTGAAATATACCGTATCCAGAGAGCTATAGCACAGTAGATTTTAATGAATCCCTACAATACACAATAGAATCCACAACGTATCTATTAACATCCAGAAGATGGAATCCAGCACtagaatataaattgaattctCTCAGGAATCCAAATTATTccaatcaaattcaaaaataGAATCAAGCATAATCATTTCATCTCTTTGTCACAGTGAAAGATATCCCCATATGCTGACAGAATGACAATAAATAATGTACATTTACAAAACGTCAATTGAAAGTAATTATCGTAAGCGCTTATCCaagttacaattttcaagtggAATACAAGGGCATGAAAAATCCAACATCAGATTCAGGAAATACAATAAATAACAATAATGCCAGATTTGTGTGAACTGTAATTTTAAGTATTTTGTGTAGATAAATTGTCCACTAGAATCACATAAATGCAGACTATTGTAAATGGTGGCTGTAGCATTCTGTGTTAATATAAGAAGTTATAAGACCTATCGAAACCATACCAATGAACGTGAATTTCTGCTAAAAATCCACAAGACGCTATTTTATCACTAACTcaaaatttccagaaaatttAGCTCAATGCTACTAAGGTGGTTGTGGGAAATTAAATTCTACATTGTCTCAGATACAGGCCAAGGGAGATTCATTGAAAGAAACGAATCAATACGCTCACCAACACAGTTAGTGGTGACAtcaacacagtcaacagcatcATCCGGCACCACTTTGATACACAACTTGTTGTAGGCAGCACAATTGGTGGCGTCGGCTTGGACATTCGCAGTCATACCGTTAGTCCGACCCTGGCCAGAAGTGCCATCATCATCACCGGCAACAGAGGAAGGGGCTCCAGTGACTGTTATTGCTGTTGACACCTTTGCTCCTGCTGCGGCCAGGTTTGTGTTGTCCGACAAGTACAGTTCAACTGAAGTTAGAGTGACTGCCGTGGAATCATCGTTTGCCAAGCcaacatcaaaagtgactgcAGTAGCTGTTGCTTCATTGATTGTTATCGGAGCAGATGGATTAGTTACGGAGAAAGTTCCAGAGGCGATGGTAAtagcttgaaaatgaaaaaaaagtgtaAACTATACTCAGATCCATCCgaacaaacatgaaaacatagCAATTGAGACAGCATCATTTAAAGCTATAATGTTGTTTACGATGCTTATGGCGTTCAAAGTCTGACAGGGACTTTTTAAAATCATTCGCacaaaattgagaaaacaaaaataattatcaTTCAACGCAGAATAGAGATGGTGATGGGTGTTATACTCACTGCCTGCTTGAGCACAGACTGCAAAACTGAGAAGTActgataatattattattttcatgctGATTGAACTTTcgtttctgaaatgtaatacaacaaaaaaaacccttGTAATTACATAATACACAATTCAGTTAATTCATTCCATTATCACGTTGTTGAAATAAGAAGGTAAATCAAATACAGctaaaaattgtattccatTTTTATGATGGATTGCATAATTAAGTGACAAAGATACAatatctgtctgcctgtctgtctgtctggctggctcctctgtctgtcttctctcacacacatacacacaaacacctaATTCACAAGTGCCCTGCATTTGTATCGATATGCAGGTAATAACAATAGTTGCATCAAGGACATCTACATCTCTTGCAATGTCTAATTTTTCTTGTTCCATCGCATTCATGCATCCTGGAGTGGACAGTCAAAATCGAAACACTGGTTAActttaaataatttcaaaaaaacaaacaaaaaaacccaaCCAAACAAACCAAAACAGTTATTTTCATACCATTTTAAGGCTCACCTGTGAGTCCGTATGAgattaatttttcaaagaagTATCTTCGGTCAGCTTCGCCCAACGAGCTAATGGTAAAAACACAACATGAAGAAATGCTTTATAGACAGTGCATGGCAACGACTGAAGTTTGGGCTGTTTGTCATTGGTTGACAACAAATAGATTATGAACCCTGATTTTCATTGGCTGAGCGGTTATGTACACAAGTGGGTCATCCAGTAGGATCGTGTTCCGTTGTAACATGTCGAACTGTTTGAATTCTTGAATACTAAGTGTGAGACGCCTTCATCACATTCCTAAAAAAATGAAAGCGGGAATTCATTCGACGCCAGTCAGTGCCTTGTAAATCAAACATTCAGAACAAAACCACCATTAAAAGGCACGCCCCTCTCTCAAGGGATAAGTTTGGTGATAAACAGTCCACGTTGCTTGGAAACTGTGCAGCCATACAATTTGAATGCTGAATGGTTGCATATCCATCCACTACTAACAAGTGTTCAAAGCACAATCGATCTTTTTTATGAGGCCCACGCATCGCTCATTCGCTTATTTATAGAATACCAATTCGTGATTGGAAAGTAAACCGTTCTTGAGGTCATCGGTGCCGTGAGAATGCTCTGGCACCAATCATCCGAGGTTACCTTAGTTTGTCGCCTAAATTGGATAATCTTACAGCAAACAATTTATGTTTGACTGCTAAGTGCGGATTCATATAACAATAAACCAGAGTGATACCGTATTTCTCGAATTTTCATACTATAGTAGAAATACAAAATGCTATAACAGTTTTCCGAAATTACCTGTTGCGATCTTGTTTTTTTTCGATTTCGTAAAGCAAAATAAAGAGTTAGAAATTACACAGTCAGAATTAACTTCAAAAGTAGTGAATTAATGATTACCTTTGAAAGGAATTCAACGTCTGTGTACTATCTATGTTTGAAGTTATTTTATGAGAATTATTGGAGACACTTTGATGATAGTTTGCATTGCATGAGTGTTGAAGGTTCTTGGTCAAGTTGAACACTACACACAGACTGCTGAAAGTGTTGTGTTAAAAAAATGTGACATTAAATATACGTATTGTCCCTTAAAGGACATGACTGTGTCATGTTTCCCGTTTTTAGAGTTTACACATTtcgaagagagagagagagagagagagagagagagagagagagagagagagagagagagagagagagagagagagagagagagagagagagagagagagagagaaccaGTCATACACCGGGAGACTGGAGGAACAAACACAAGcagataaataaacaaactttagaTACAGAAATATacggaaacaaagaaaaaatattccaaCAAGCTGCAAGTGATGAATGGAAGTATAGTTTGATGAACAAAGATATGACAAAATGCAGGGATATAGAGTGACCAAGAAGTAAGCTCAAGAGAATTAAAGAACAAGTAGGATTTTAACCTTGAAGAACAGAGATATAGAAGCAGAGAGAAACGGACGAGTGGCGGGGAAGTTAGTGTTTTCAATGGGAAATTTGATTAGTTGTATTGCAATAACGTCAACGGTCGAATATAATTCATAATGCTCTTGGTTACTTGTGTCGGGACCACAACATTACACATTTTGCTTTGCAGATAACGAGGTAGTTAAAGTATATAAGTCACCTATCGTCTAAATTCCGAGTggaaaattaaacttttttaaTTTCAGCACCACCTGTCGACTTATACCAAGGACATGCATACAATGTTTGACTCTTCCTAAACATCGTCTTGCAAGCTGTTGCTGTACATATGCAATTTGAAGCTCAAAAAAGTTAAGTTTGTCAAACTCTCAGCAGTTTTTCTTACTAACCTTGGGAAATTCGGGTGGCTCATCAACATACATTGAGTAAGCTGACATCACAAAACAGCCAACCGAGGAGCGCCGAGTAACTTGTCGACGCAGGTATTTTTTAGGCAGAGTTAGCTTTGTTCCAAACAGCATTTAGACAGAGTTGGCTTTGTTCCAAAAAGCATGGCTGGAATTTGTCTTAGGGTGAAAGTTTCCATTAAGAATACCTACTGTATGTTTTTGATATGCGTGTCGATTTACCACagttaaacaaaatatgttgataATGTTATGCTAAGATTGCAAGCATTGGATTAGGCATAGGAGAAGACCGCacttaaagaaaccaaaacaagTAGGCAATGTCTGAAAAAATGGGTAGTGGGCTTTTCGAGCTCTacataaaaaagaaaactgaatatACTTTCATAATGCAATATGGTGTTGAATCTGTCCCGATTGATGTCTGCGATTTTTCCCCCTTTTCCAAAAAAGGCTTCAgttatatcattttcaaaagagTTTAAGCTATGGCTACCAACTTGCTTCTCTGATATAAAAATATTGCGTCGATTGTTTATGTTAGAGTCACTCGATGTGCTGGCAATAAGTGACCATGATACATCAAAGTCCCGATTATGAGACCACACAAACTtgcaaagtttaagttttttatTGTGCAGACTacgaacaatttttttcctatacaaa is a window encoding:
- the LOC139124251 gene encoding uncharacterized protein; translation: MKIIILSVLLSFAVCAQAGTITIASGTFSVTNPSAPITINEATATAVTFDVGLANDDSTAVTLTSVELYLSDNTNLAAAGAKVSTAITVTGAPSSVAGDDDGTSGQGRTNGMTANVQADATNCAAYNKLCIKVVPDDAVDCVDVTTNCVDDDTTPAPDASDAPDMTTQGDDESGSAHYWPSVSVMLILLLSTLLFRQG